Proteins found in one Actinokineospora alba genomic segment:
- a CDS encoding ESX secretion-associated protein EspG, with the protein MTMATTVAPHRLTLTAGEFAFLVAKLGVSLPPEWEPAPEIATGAEGDALVGKGVFTGSGDLLKVHPSVESNLRVLAAPKIMFDTTATAGTRGSRSLHALAGPVGASLFMLPDGGVELSMFTAVDLGRELVRAVPAEVSEGIGSALDDPEGVEPLRGSVPLAALHELGVADLLREGDPDAPAYVLAELKLPEAEAKFATEVVRRTDGLLRCLVTALVGDGVRTAQVTWLHTDAGWVGVAPSATGSERKLVDLTPVAREDLGVWLTPFVAEALA; encoded by the coding sequence GTGACCATGGCCACGACCGTCGCGCCGCACCGGCTCACGCTGACCGCCGGGGAGTTCGCCTTCCTGGTGGCCAAGCTGGGCGTCAGCCTGCCTCCCGAGTGGGAGCCCGCACCCGAGATCGCGACCGGCGCCGAGGGCGACGCGCTGGTCGGCAAGGGCGTCTTCACCGGGTCGGGAGATCTGCTCAAGGTCCACCCGTCGGTCGAGTCGAACCTGCGGGTCCTCGCCGCGCCGAAGATCATGTTCGACACCACCGCGACCGCGGGCACCCGCGGTTCCCGCAGCCTGCACGCGCTGGCCGGACCCGTCGGCGCCTCACTGTTCATGCTGCCCGACGGCGGTGTGGAGCTGTCGATGTTCACCGCCGTCGACCTCGGCCGCGAACTTGTGCGGGCCGTGCCCGCCGAGGTGTCCGAGGGCATCGGGTCCGCCTTGGACGACCCGGAGGGCGTCGAGCCGCTGCGCGGTTCCGTCCCCCTGGCCGCCCTGCACGAACTGGGCGTCGCCGACCTCCTGCGCGAAGGCGACCCGGACGCGCCCGCGTACGTGCTCGCGGAGTTGAAGCTGCCGGAGGCGGAGGCCAAGTTCGCCACCGAGGTAGTCCGCCGCACCGACGGCCTGCTGCGCTGCCTGGTCACCGCGCTGGTCGGCGACGGTGTCCGCACCGCGCAGGTGACGTGGCTGCACACCGACGCGGGCTGGGTCGGCGTCGCGCCTTCGGCGACCGGATCGGAACGAAAGCTCGTGGACCTCACGCCGGTCGCGCGGGAAGACCTCGGGGTCTGGCTGACCCCGTTCGTGGCGGAGGCGCTGGCATGA
- a CDS encoding lipase family protein produces the protein MSETGPGVSNLSVTGGAGGSDAFYEDLAAMGDLTDDVAGSTLTIAMTSHKYLVDPDVLASGILNPGGLAKFEATMLGALDGPSGLTATSAAIGVRGLTLQATNQAYQFVDDLNAKALEASRWLAGAAVATNPLLGVASAGAIAADVYLNYDGDWQKWLVAHPGMIDTILGMSPGALSALGLPSTLATLTESLAALYPDGDPKLIDQGPDFDPRTATAPQNLGDLMDGLDYRNGQNSDKPGEGSNIDVRTIKDEHGKITGYVVDIPGTKVWNAPLMDDKNNANDFGTNIDGIAGNETVLQEGIEQALRDAGVPKDAPVMLVGHSQGGIVAARAANDFVNNGTYNVTHVVTAGSPVGNIPIPDSVQMLSLENNGDVVPHLDARENPDADNRTTVKFDNQTNTAGGNHAISGPDGKDGNYEAAARQLDGGNDPSVRGFIDSAGAFLDGKSADSHQYKVERQP, from the coding sequence ATGAGCGAGACCGGACCCGGCGTCAGCAACCTCAGCGTCACCGGCGGAGCGGGCGGCTCCGACGCGTTCTACGAGGACCTCGCCGCCATGGGCGACCTCACCGACGACGTCGCGGGCTCCACCCTGACGATCGCCATGACCAGCCACAAGTACCTGGTGGACCCGGATGTGCTGGCGTCGGGCATCCTCAACCCCGGTGGCCTGGCCAAGTTCGAGGCCACGATGCTCGGCGCGCTCGACGGCCCCAGCGGCCTCACCGCCACCTCGGCCGCGATCGGCGTGCGGGGGCTGACGCTGCAGGCCACCAACCAGGCGTACCAGTTCGTCGACGACCTGAACGCCAAGGCCCTGGAAGCCAGCCGCTGGCTGGCGGGCGCGGCGGTCGCGACGAACCCGCTTCTCGGTGTTGCGAGCGCAGGTGCGATCGCGGCGGACGTCTACCTGAACTACGACGGCGACTGGCAGAAATGGCTGGTCGCGCACCCGGGCATGATCGACACGATCCTCGGCATGTCCCCTGGCGCCCTGAGCGCGCTGGGCCTGCCCTCGACCTTGGCGACGCTGACCGAGTCCCTGGCAGCGCTCTATCCGGACGGCGACCCGAAACTCATCGATCAGGGTCCTGACTTCGACCCGCGCACCGCCACGGCGCCGCAGAACCTCGGCGACCTGATGGACGGGCTTGACTACCGCAACGGGCAGAACAGCGACAAGCCCGGCGAAGGCAGCAATATCGACGTGCGGACCATCAAGGACGAGCACGGCAAGATCACCGGGTACGTGGTCGACATTCCCGGCACCAAGGTGTGGAACGCGCCGTTGATGGACGACAAGAACAACGCCAACGACTTCGGCACGAACATCGACGGCATCGCGGGCAACGAAACCGTGCTGCAGGAAGGCATCGAGCAGGCGCTGCGCGACGCCGGAGTGCCGAAGGACGCGCCGGTCATGCTCGTGGGCCACAGCCAGGGCGGCATCGTCGCCGCGCGGGCGGCCAACGACTTCGTCAACAACGGCACCTACAACGTCACCCACGTCGTGACCGCGGGCTCGCCGGTAGGCAACATCCCGATCCCCGACAGCGTGCAGATGCTGTCGCTGGAGAACAACGGCGACGTCGTCCCGCACCTCGACGCGCGCGAGAACCCGGACGCCGACAACCGCACCACGGTGAAGTTCGACAACCAGACCAACACCGCGGGCGGCAACCACGCGATCAGCGGCCCTGACGGCAAGGACGGCAACTACGAGGCCGCGGCCCGTCAGCTCGACGGCGGCAACGACCCGTCCGTCCGCGGGTTCATCGACAGTGCGGGAGCATTTCTGGACGGCAAGAGTGCCGACTCACACCAGTACAAAGTGGAGCGCCAGCCTTGA